From Agromyces sp. SYSU T00194, a single genomic window includes:
- a CDS encoding response regulator transcription factor, translating to MPSSLSREQPHAEHRSPAIAKPDGSPVRVLVVDDEAQLADLLKMALRYEGWEVRTAADGHAAMRVAREFRPDAIVLDVMLPDIDGLEVLQRLRTEGDETPVLFLTAKDSLDDRLAGLTAGGDDYVTKPFSLEEVVARLRGLIRRFVRSTAATDPVLAVGDLTLDEDSYEVARAGEAIELTATEFELLRFLMRNPRRVLSKAQILDRVWSYDFGGKASVVELYISYLRKKIDAGREPMIHTVRGAGYMIKATT from the coding sequence ATGCCCTCTTCACTGAGCCGCGAGCAGCCGCACGCCGAACACCGCAGCCCCGCCATCGCCAAGCCCGACGGCAGCCCGGTGCGCGTGCTCGTCGTCGACGACGAGGCGCAGCTGGCCGACCTGCTGAAGATGGCCCTCCGCTACGAGGGCTGGGAGGTGCGCACCGCCGCCGACGGCCACGCCGCCATGCGCGTCGCCCGCGAGTTCCGCCCCGACGCGATCGTGCTCGACGTGATGCTGCCCGACATCGACGGGCTGGAGGTGCTGCAGCGACTGCGCACCGAGGGCGACGAGACGCCCGTGCTCTTCCTCACCGCGAAGGACTCGCTCGACGACCGGCTCGCGGGGCTCACCGCCGGCGGCGACGACTACGTGACCAAGCCGTTCAGCCTCGAGGAGGTCGTGGCCCGGCTCCGGGGACTCATCCGCCGGTTCGTGCGCTCGACCGCCGCGACCGACCCCGTGCTCGCGGTCGGCGACCTCACGCTCGACGAGGACTCGTACGAGGTGGCGCGCGCGGGCGAGGCCATCGAGCTGACCGCCACCGAGTTCGAGCTGCTGCGGTTCCTCATGCGCAACCCGCGCCGCGTGCTCTCGAAGGCGCAGATCCTCGACCGGGTCTGGTCGTACGACTTCGGCGGCAAGGCCAGCGTGGTCGAGCTCTACATCTCCTACCTCCGCAAGAAGATCGACGCGGGTCGCGAGCCGATGATCCACACGGTGCGCGGCGCCGGCTACATGATCAAGGCCACGACGTGA
- a CDS encoding MarR family winged helix-turn-helix transcriptional regulator, producing the protein MTLEQTPADAPVDGTERAIGAVEVQLGVLFNRVRAIWKAQAASVHPDLQPVGYKLLGLLVRSGPAHAGALAERLATDKSVVSRQMRILVDLGLVVSRVDEHDARARLLEATPLGIERVSQVRSGAQAELRERLGAWPERDVEQFATLLARLNED; encoded by the coding sequence ATGACGCTCGAGCAGACTCCCGCCGACGCACCCGTCGACGGCACCGAACGCGCCATCGGCGCGGTCGAGGTGCAGCTCGGCGTGCTCTTCAACCGGGTACGTGCCATCTGGAAGGCGCAGGCTGCGAGCGTGCACCCCGACCTCCAGCCGGTCGGCTACAAGCTGCTCGGCCTGCTCGTGCGCAGCGGTCCCGCCCACGCCGGCGCGCTGGCCGAACGACTGGCGACCGACAAGTCGGTGGTCAGTCGCCAGATGCGCATCCTGGTCGACCTGGGGCTCGTCGTGAGCCGTGTCGACGAGCACGATGCGCGGGCGCGCCTGCTGGAGGCGACGCCGCTCGGCATCGAGCGCGTCAGCCAGGTGCGCTCGGGTGCCCAGGCGGAGTTGCGCGAGCGCCTCGGCGCCTGGCCCGAGCGCGACGTCGAGCAGTTCGCGACGCTGCTCGCGCGCCTGAACGAGGACTGA
- a CDS encoding ABC transporter permease, with the protein MFLTYLRRELAGRRRQTLIVAIGMALAIALVMIVNALSGGVRDAQASVLESVYGVGTDVTITQAPTGPGEGGPGGGRFEFGADDGETDDAEGSTTVSDSRLTAGMGTATFDATALDTALSTDGVADAAAALSLTNTTFSGELPDFSQMQGGGAPGEDGGQQPPTGGADGAGGSAFDVDSFTVLGIDPAASALGPLSSAAVTDGRGLEAADAGADVALVDSAYATTAELAVGDTIDVGGTSMEIVGLVTADTADASTGANVYLPLDTAQALAGLEGQVSTVYVQAASSTDIAAVQASLEEALPDATVNTQEDLASSVSGSLASASTLVSSLGLWLSVAVLAAAFLIAVLFTVSGVTRRTREFGTLKAIGWSNRRVVGQVAGESLVQGLIGGALGIVIGLVGIGVVTLVQPTLSGSAGSVQAFGGDGGGMAAAAADGGDRMGLTGGGGAFGAATTTTSDIVLTAPVTVSVVLVAVGLAVLGGLVAGAIGGWRASRLRPAEALRSVA; encoded by the coding sequence ATGTTCCTCACCTACCTGCGCCGCGAGCTCGCGGGACGACGCAGACAGACCCTCATCGTGGCGATCGGCATGGCGCTGGCCATCGCCCTCGTCATGATCGTCAACGCGCTCTCGGGGGGCGTGCGCGACGCACAGGCATCCGTGCTCGAGTCGGTCTACGGCGTCGGCACCGACGTCACGATCACCCAGGCGCCCACCGGCCCCGGCGAGGGCGGCCCCGGGGGCGGCCGCTTCGAGTTCGGCGCCGACGACGGCGAGACCGACGACGCCGAGGGCTCGACCACGGTCTCCGACTCGCGCCTGACGGCCGGCATGGGCACCGCGACCTTCGACGCCACCGCGCTCGACACGGCGCTGTCGACCGACGGCGTGGCGGATGCCGCCGCGGCGCTGTCGCTCACCAACACGACCTTCTCGGGCGAGCTGCCCGACTTCTCGCAGATGCAGGGCGGCGGGGCACCGGGCGAGGACGGCGGCCAGCAGCCGCCGACCGGGGGCGCGGACGGCGCCGGCGGCAGCGCCTTCGACGTCGACTCGTTCACGGTGCTGGGCATCGACCCCGCGGCATCCGCCCTCGGCCCGCTGTCCTCGGCGGCCGTGACCGATGGGCGCGGGCTCGAGGCGGCGGATGCCGGCGCCGACGTCGCACTCGTCGACTCGGCGTACGCCACGACCGCGGAGCTCGCGGTGGGCGACACCATCGACGTGGGCGGCACGAGCATGGAGATCGTCGGCCTCGTGACGGCCGACACCGCGGACGCGTCGACCGGCGCGAACGTCTACCTGCCGCTCGACACCGCCCAGGCGCTCGCGGGACTCGAGGGCCAGGTCTCCACGGTGTACGTGCAGGCCGCGTCGTCGACCGACATCGCCGCAGTGCAGGCGAGCCTCGAGGAGGCGCTGCCCGACGCGACCGTGAACACGCAGGAGGACCTCGCGTCGTCGGTCTCGGGCTCGCTCGCCTCGGCGTCGACGCTCGTGTCGTCGCTGGGCCTCTGGCTCTCGGTCGCGGTGCTCGCCGCGGCGTTCCTCATCGCCGTGCTCTTCACCGTGTCGGGCGTCACCCGCCGCACGCGCGAGTTCGGCACGCTCAAGGCGATCGGCTGGTCGAATCGCCGCGTGGTCGGCCAGGTCGCGGGCGAGTCGCTCGTGCAGGGCCTCATCGGCGGCGCGCTCGGCATCGTCATCGGCCTCGTCGGCATCGGCGTCGTCACGCTCGTCCAGCCCACGCTGTCGGGCTCGGCCGGGTCGGTGCAGGCGTTCGGCGGCGACGGCGGCGGCATGGCCGCCGCGGCCGCCGACGGCGGTGATCGCATGGGCCTCACCGGGGGCGGCGGGGCGTTCGGCGCGGCCACGACCACGACCTCCGACATCGTGCTCACCGCACCCGTGACCGTCTCGGTCGTGCTGGTCGCGGTCGGCCTCGCGGTGCTCGGCGGCCTCGTCGCCGGCGCGATCGGCGGCTGGCGCGCCTCCCGGCTGCGCCCGGCCGAGGCCCTCCGGAGCGTCGCATGA
- a CDS encoding ABC transporter ATP-binding protein — MYTLDKVGKTYKQSSRTVTALKDVSLTIPSGQMVAIQGPTGGGKSTLLQMLGALDRPTSGDVRLGDDLLSKLPDRRLAKLRAKEIGFVFQGFNLIPTLTAQENVETALEPHGVPADERRRRASEALASVGLAERAGHVPSELSGGQQQRVAIARALVKEPDVLLADEPTGNLDEQTRDEIMDLLEGLWRDRGLTLVIVTHDSAVAKRAERRLRIAGGSVQEI; from the coding sequence ATGTACACGCTCGACAAGGTCGGCAAGACCTACAAGCAGTCGTCGCGCACCGTCACCGCGCTGAAGGACGTCTCGCTCACCATCCCCTCCGGCCAGATGGTCGCGATCCAGGGCCCGACCGGCGGCGGCAAGTCGACGCTGCTGCAGATGCTCGGCGCCCTCGACCGCCCGACCTCGGGCGACGTGCGGCTGGGCGACGACCTGCTGTCGAAGCTGCCCGACCGACGGCTCGCGAAGCTCCGGGCGAAGGAGATCGGGTTCGTCTTCCAGGGCTTCAACCTGATTCCGACGCTCACGGCGCAGGAGAACGTCGAGACGGCGCTCGAGCCGCACGGCGTGCCCGCCGACGAGCGCCGCCGTCGGGCATCCGAGGCCCTCGCGTCGGTCGGGCTCGCCGAGCGCGCGGGCCACGTGCCGAGCGAGCTCTCGGGCGGGCAGCAGCAGCGCGTCGCGATCGCGCGGGCGCTGGTGAAGGAGCCCGACGTGCTGCTGGCCGACGAGCCCACGGGCAACCTCGACGAGCAGACGCGCGACGAGATCATGGACCTCCTCGAGGGCCTCTGGCGCGATCGCGGGCTGACGCTCGTGATCGTGACCCACGACTCCGCGGTCGCCAAGCGCGCCGAACGGCGGCTGCGGATCGCGGGCGGATCGGTGCAGGAGATCTGA
- a CDS encoding sensor histidine kinase, which yields MTDASRARAPWTLERRLIVALVALLAAVSAIVGTVSVVVVHANLVDRVDSQLVSATERGRVAVIEPPPGGDYDDDGRVLAARGQSVGTIAGIMIDGEVRQAAVLEEDGEIEQLDAGQLAVLSDVPADFAPHSVNLGGELGAYRAMVVGTPGGDRFVIALPLAIVEATTAQLATVISLVAIAGLVLAAFIGSLVIRRQLAPLQRVAATAERVSTLPLERGEVELAERVPDGDTDARTEVGRVGASFNRMLDHVGAALTARAESEAKVRRFVGDASHELRTPIASIRGYAELTRRSTEEVPPDAAHALDRIESESLRMSALVDDLLLLARLDEGRELRHDDVDLSSLVVDVVGDAHVAGPSHRWELEVPEEPVVVSGDLSRLHQVLANLLANARVHTPEGTTVSVTLTTTEGDAVVTVTDDGPGIDPELQRTLFERFARGDASRSRATGSTGLGLAIARAVVVAHGGEIAVESAPGRTVFTVRLPLA from the coding sequence GTGACGGATGCCTCACGCGCACGCGCGCCCTGGACGCTCGAGCGGCGCCTCATCGTCGCGCTGGTGGCGCTGCTCGCCGCCGTGAGCGCGATCGTCGGCACCGTGAGCGTCGTCGTCGTGCACGCGAACCTCGTCGACCGCGTCGACAGCCAGCTCGTCTCGGCGACCGAGCGCGGGCGGGTGGCCGTCATCGAGCCGCCCCCCGGCGGCGACTACGACGACGACGGCCGGGTGCTCGCGGCCCGCGGCCAGTCGGTCGGCACGATCGCGGGCATCATGATCGACGGCGAGGTGCGCCAGGCGGCCGTGCTCGAGGAGGACGGCGAGATCGAGCAGCTCGACGCCGGCCAGCTCGCGGTGCTGTCGGACGTTCCGGCCGACTTCGCGCCGCACTCGGTCAACCTCGGCGGCGAGCTCGGCGCCTATCGTGCGATGGTCGTCGGCACCCCCGGCGGCGACCGCTTCGTGATCGCCCTCCCGCTCGCGATCGTCGAGGCGACCACCGCGCAGCTCGCGACCGTCATCTCGCTGGTCGCGATCGCCGGGCTGGTGCTGGCCGCGTTCATCGGCAGCCTCGTGATCCGGCGGCAGCTGGCGCCGCTGCAGCGCGTGGCGGCGACCGCCGAGCGGGTCTCCACGCTCCCGCTCGAGCGCGGCGAGGTCGAGCTCGCCGAGCGGGTGCCCGACGGCGACACCGACGCGCGCACCGAGGTCGGCCGCGTCGGGGCGTCCTTCAACCGCATGCTCGACCACGTCGGCGCCGCGCTCACCGCGCGCGCCGAGAGCGAGGCCAAGGTGCGCCGGTTCGTCGGCGACGCGAGCCACGAGCTGCGCACGCCGATCGCGTCGATCCGCGGCTACGCCGAGCTGACCCGGCGCAGCACCGAGGAGGTGCCGCCCGACGCGGCGCACGCCCTCGACCGCATCGAGTCGGAGTCGCTGCGCATGTCGGCCCTGGTCGACGACCTGCTGCTGCTCGCCCGCCTCGACGAGGGCCGGGAGCTCCGCCATGACGACGTCGACCTCTCGTCGCTCGTGGTCGACGTGGTCGGCGACGCGCACGTCGCGGGGCCGAGCCACCGCTGGGAGCTCGAGGTGCCGGAGGAGCCGGTCGTCGTCTCGGGCGACCTGTCGCGACTGCACCAGGTGCTCGCCAACCTGCTCGCGAACGCACGCGTGCACACGCCGGAGGGCACCACCGTGTCGGTGACCCTCACGACGACCGAGGGCGATGCGGTGGTGACCGTGACCGACGACGGTCCGGGCATCGACCCCGAGCTGCAGCGCACGCTGTTCGAGCGCTTCGCGCGCGGCGACGCCTCGCGCTCGCGCGCGACCGGCAGCACGGGCCTCGGACTCGCGATCGCGCGGGCCGTCGTCGTGGCGCACGGCGGCGAGATCGCGGTCGAGAGCGCGCCGGGCCGCACCGTGTTCACCGTGCGGTTGCCGCTGGCCTGA
- a CDS encoding MDR family MFS transporter, protein MSRRATLNAISGLILGMFVAILSGTVVSTSLPRIISDLGGDQSSYTWVVTAALLATTVSTPIWGKLSDLVNRKLLVQLALVLFVIGSVLGGFAQDASMLIGFRVVQGLGAGGLMALVQIVIADIISPRERGRWMGLIGSVMAVATIGGPLVGGLITDGIGWRANFFVAVPFAIAAVLLIQATLHLPPRPKRKVKIDYLGAALIAAGISLLLVWVTMGGSQFEWNSLESFLMVGGAVLALVAAVIVELVVEEPMVPLSLFRNRTYSLAVVASLSVGVAMFGTTIFLAQYMQLARGATPTESGLLTIPLIVGQMGSSIVAGQLISRFGKWKRYMVTGSVLAIAGLLLMSTLHYDTPYGWVALFMFVLGAGLGMVMQNLVLVVQNDTPVQQLGAASAGVTFFRSLGGTVGVSVMGAVLGTRIADLIRDGLGDLDPSELAGAQALADGTIPNVSELPGPVRTVVESAYGLGVAEVFLIAVPLAVISLIAICFLPNRPLQTVNAAQRLAAEAEEAAVELADAELGMGAVEPLESAPRGAGGADDAGRHVPRGRDGR, encoded by the coding sequence ATGTCGCGCCGCGCCACGCTCAACGCCATCTCCGGGCTCATCCTCGGCATGTTCGTCGCCATCCTGTCCGGCACGGTCGTCTCGACCTCGCTGCCGCGGATCATCTCCGACCTGGGCGGCGACCAGTCGAGCTACACGTGGGTGGTGACCGCGGCGCTGCTCGCGACCACCGTCTCCACACCCATCTGGGGCAAGCTCTCCGACCTGGTGAACCGCAAGCTGCTCGTGCAGCTCGCGCTCGTCCTGTTCGTGATCGGCTCGGTGCTCGGCGGGTTCGCGCAGGACGCGTCGATGCTGATCGGCTTCCGGGTCGTGCAGGGGCTCGGGGCGGGCGGCCTCATGGCGCTCGTGCAGATCGTGATCGCCGACATCATCTCCCCGCGCGAGCGCGGTCGGTGGATGGGCCTCATCGGCTCGGTCATGGCCGTCGCCACCATCGGCGGCCCGCTCGTCGGCGGGCTCATCACCGACGGCATCGGCTGGCGTGCGAACTTCTTCGTCGCCGTGCCGTTCGCGATCGCCGCGGTGCTGCTCATCCAGGCTACCCTCCACCTGCCGCCGCGACCGAAGCGGAAGGTGAAGATCGACTACCTCGGCGCCGCGCTGATCGCCGCCGGCATCAGCCTGCTGCTCGTCTGGGTCACCATGGGCGGCAGCCAGTTCGAGTGGAACTCGCTGGAGTCGTTCCTGATGGTCGGCGGGGCGGTGCTGGCGCTCGTGGCGGCGGTCATCGTCGAGCTGGTCGTCGAGGAGCCGATGGTGCCGCTGTCGCTGTTCCGCAACCGCACGTACTCGCTCGCGGTCGTCGCGAGCCTCTCGGTCGGCGTCGCCATGTTCGGCACGACCATCTTCCTCGCGCAGTACATGCAGCTCGCGCGCGGCGCGACCCCGACCGAGTCGGGCCTGCTCACCATCCCCCTGATCGTCGGCCAGATGGGCTCCTCGATCGTGGCCGGGCAGCTGATCAGCCGGTTCGGGAAGTGGAAGCGCTACATGGTCACGGGCTCGGTGCTCGCGATCGCCGGCCTGCTGCTCATGAGCACGCTGCACTACGACACCCCCTACGGCTGGGTCGCGCTGTTCATGTTCGTGCTCGGTGCGGGCCTCGGCATGGTCATGCAGAACCTCGTGCTGGTCGTGCAGAACGACACGCCCGTGCAGCAGCTCGGCGCCGCGAGTGCCGGCGTGACGTTCTTCCGCAGCCTCGGCGGCACCGTGGGCGTCTCGGTCATGGGCGCCGTGCTCGGCACCCGCATCGCCGACCTGATCCGCGACGGCCTGGGCGACCTCGACCCGAGCGAGCTCGCGGGCGCGCAGGCGCTCGCCGACGGGACGATCCCGAACGTGTCCGAGCTGCCCGGCCCGGTGCGCACGGTCGTCGAGTCGGCCTACGGGCTCGGCGTCGCGGAGGTCTTCCTCATCGCGGTGCCGCTCGCCGTGATCAGCCTCATCGCGATCTGCTTCCTGCCGAACCGTCCGCTCCAGACGGTGAACGCCGCGCAGCGCCTCGCCGCCGAGGCCGAGGAGGCCGCGGTCGAGCTGGCCGACGCCGAGCTCGGCATGGGCGCGGTCGAGCCGCTCGAGTCGGCCCCGCGCGGTGCGGGCGGCGCCGATGACGCGGGGCGTCACGTTCCGCGTGGGCGCGACGGTCGCTGA